From a region of the Brachionichthys hirsutus isolate HB-005 chromosome 9, CSIRO-AGI_Bhir_v1, whole genome shotgun sequence genome:
- the bloc1s2 gene encoding biogenesis of lysosome-related organelles complex 1 subunit 2, translated as MAATGDDAAAMDSISRAPAAHPAALKSVPGPSSHGEGPEAAADGAASCPKKPNTSSDGGVETAEEAVEPAEPDINELCGDMFEKMAIFLQGELTGTCEDYCLLENMNKLTSLKYMEMKDISINISRNLQDLNNKYASLQPYLDQINQIEEQVSSLEQAAYKLDAYSKKLEARFKKLEKR; from the exons ATGGCTGCAACGGGAGACGACGCCGCTGCTATGGATAGCATCTCCAGGGCTCCAGCGGCCCATCCAGCGGCTCTGAAGTCGGTTCCGGGGCCCAGCAGTCACGGAGAAGGGCCGGAGGCTGCGGCCGATGGCGCCGCGTCCTGTCCTAAAAAGCCCAACACGAGCA GTGATGGTGGCGTGGAGACAGCAGAGGAGGCTGTGGAGCCTGCAGAGCCTGATATCAATGAGCTGTGCGGTGATATGTTTGAAAAGATGGCCATTTTTCTGCAAGGAGAACTGACAG GAACTTGTGAGGATTACTGTCTGCTGGAGAACATGAACAAGCTTACCAGTCTAAAGTACATGGAAATGAAGGATATCAGCATTAACATCAGCCGAAACCTGCAGGATCTCAACAacaagt ATGCGAGCCTACAGCCCTACTTGGACCAGATAAACCAGATTGAGGAGCAAGTGTCTTCACTAGAACAGGCTGCTTACAAACTGGACGCATACTCCAAGAAACTGG AGGCCAGATTCAAAAAACTGGAGAAGCGATGA